In one window of Podospora pseudopauciseta strain CBS 411.78 chromosome 2 map unlocalized CBS411.78m_2.2, whole genome shotgun sequence DNA:
- a CDS encoding uncharacterized protein (COG:S; EggNog:ENOG503PPKD) → MKSFTLLAGLLFSSTASSAVQGIKSPKPPSLDHLCLVNFTLGDAIPIGSGPRGIRLVIPILNGTFWGPRLKGTILPIGADWALLDPKYGLDPDKSFTADVRTTFKTHDGEFIQITLSGERQSDDARKRTLVRIGMETGSERYYWVNSLVGLGVVTRPAEEGREFELGMEFWQAQL, encoded by the exons ATGAAGAGCTTCACACTTCTCGCAGGTCTTTTGTTCTCGTCCACGGCTTCATCAGCCGTGCAGGGCATAAAGTCCCCCAAGCCCCCGTCGCTGGACCATCTTTGCTTGGTCAATTTTACTTTGGGTGATGCTATCCCGATTGGAAGCGGACCAAGAGGCATTCGGCTGGTTATTCCCATCTTGAACGGCACCTTCTGGGGACCTAGACTTAAGG GTACCATCTTACCGATCGGTGCGGACTGGGCCCTGCTGGATCCGAAGTATGGCCTTGATCCAGACAAGAGCTTTACAGCTGATGTCAGGACCACATTCAAAACCCACGACGGGGAGTTTATCCAGATCACTCTTTCTGGGGAAAGACAGTCTGATGATGCACGGAAGCGGACTCTAGTCAGAATCGGCATGGAGACGGGAAGCGAACGGTACTACTGGGTGAATTCGTTGGTTGGACTTGGAGTGGTGACGAGGCCCGCTGAGGAGGGCAGAGAGTTTGAACTTGGAATGGAGTTCTGGCAGGCTCAGCTTTGA